One Methanoculleus sp. 7T genomic window carries:
- a CDS encoding ligand-binding sensor domain-containing protein, which translates to MTDVINGRYGDVIFATDGGISVYTANGTWYSVNARHPGKTTYGEIAPLDTLVTAVAFDADGHLWIGYPNGLQIQNKTGYEAIQDQQFLKNRDINCIARWGDEMWVAAGRAGLHRYHEGAWTWYKPLGPENLGCYTVVSMVVDAASDTLVIGSERDGVRVLKNRTGEVRFEPVVYKGAPIGSVSEVRVDPFGGVYLFNRTMVLRYAPDSGVTPVLGVENLSAFPVTINDLAATPDGMLLIASDNGIYGWNSSGVALHIRSGDGLRSNVVKKLFIDADGRCWFVVPGNVGYIPPMTGSAVLDLRAVPVETPEAPEIPTASLPTATPMPGPTPDESSGVIGILEGTWASLVEWVGAASAGLTGR; encoded by the coding sequence GTGACGGATGTTATCAACGGCCGGTATGGGGACGTCATCTTTGCGACCGACGGCGGCATATCCGTGTACACGGCAAACGGCACCTGGTATTCGGTCAATGCGAGGCATCCTGGGAAGACCACCTATGGGGAGATTGCGCCCCTCGATACCCTGGTGACCGCCGTTGCCTTCGATGCCGATGGTCACCTCTGGATAGGGTATCCGAACGGACTGCAGATCCAGAACAAGACCGGGTATGAGGCGATCCAAGACCAGCAGTTCCTCAAGAACCGCGATATCAACTGCATAGCGCGGTGGGGAGACGAGATGTGGGTTGCCGCCGGGAGGGCAGGCCTCCACCGCTACCATGAGGGTGCCTGGACGTGGTACAAGCCGCTCGGGCCCGAGAACCTGGGGTGCTACACTGTTGTGAGCATGGTGGTCGATGCCGCGAGTGATACGCTCGTCATCGGGTCCGAACGCGACGGGGTTCGGGTGCTCAAGAACAGAACCGGGGAGGTCCGGTTTGAGCCGGTGGTCTACAAAGGTGCGCCTATTGGAAGCGTCTCCGAGGTCCGGGTCGACCCGTTCGGGGGCGTGTACCTCTTCAACCGCACGATGGTCCTCCGGTATGCCCCGGACTCGGGGGTTACTCCGGTTCTCGGCGTCGAGAACCTGAGCGCCTTCCCGGTCACGATCAACGACCTTGCGGCAACACCTGATGGAATGCTCCTCATAGCGTCCGATAACGGGATCTACGGCTGGAACTCCTCGGGTGTCGCTCTGCACATCCGGTCGGGGGACGGCCTTCGTTCCAACGTCGTCAAGAAACTCTTCATCGACGCCGATGGGCGGTGCTGGTTCGTGGTTCCCGGAAACGTGGGGTATATCCCGCCGATGACCGGATCCGCCGTCCTCGACCTGAGAGCCGTGCCGGTGGAGACGCCGGAGGCGCCGGAGATCCCTACCGCGAGTCTCCCAACGGCTACCCCGATGCCCGGCCCAACACCTGATGAGTCTTCTGGGGTGATCGGGATACTTGAAGGAACGTGGGCGTCTCTCGTGGAGTGGGTCGGCGCCGCGAGCGCCGGGCTGACCGGGCGATGA
- the cyaB gene encoding class IV adenylate cyclase, producing the protein MLEVEAKFAVPDPREVRARLNRQGVRMAVRRQERDVYYNAPHRDFGKTDEALRVRYDDTGVTVTYKGPKVRVGNAKAREEFNLAVASGETLEAIISRLGFRRTAGVSKVREFYELGDVTVTLDDVEGLGTFIEIEILTEEGKEDAADRIGVIAKELGVDGPPIYTSYLEMLLSKR; encoded by the coding sequence ATGCTTGAGGTAGAGGCGAAGTTTGCTGTCCCTGACCCGAGAGAAGTCAGGGCCCGGCTCAATCGGCAGGGAGTGCGGATGGCCGTAAGGCGGCAGGAGCGCGATGTTTACTACAACGCCCCCCACCGTGATTTCGGGAAGACCGACGAGGCATTGCGGGTCAGGTACGACGATACCGGCGTCACCGTGACCTACAAGGGTCCTAAAGTCCGTGTCGGGAACGCAAAAGCCCGCGAGGAGTTCAACCTGGCGGTGGCCTCGGGGGAAACCCTTGAGGCGATCATCTCCCGCCTCGGGTTCCGGCGGACTGCCGGGGTCTCAAAGGTCCGGGAGTTCTACGAGTTGGGAGACGTGACGGTCACGCTCGACGACGTCGAAGGGCTTGGGACGTTCATCGAGATCGAGATCCTGACAGAAGAGGGCAAAGAGGATGCTGCCGACCGGATCGGAGTTATTGCAAAAGAATTGGGTGTAGACGGTCCACCGATCTACACCTCGTATCTTGAAATGCTGTTGTCTAAACGGTGA
- a CDS encoding AAA family ATPase: MDEVQQWAEGVSYAPCPPEEFCGRDEERERLKALLVHAGEHGQAVMISGPPGIGKSSLLNWLAYEVQERPGGLESLVLRAEVFDLPGMIFSAFRELHKDLRRSAVSGRFQETLGVEGMREAVRYAEDVLEKYAAPVEPVGLLSKTGEEIIGVFARSPEVGYDHVRRAFEELLQELGRLMGGTGRIAAILLDDVHLASRLDRLLLRDVMRDLPPGIFLAFTCRAEDGAGSGYAAMREEIRELGLPEVPLYGMRSHEIQELGRRRFNLSLGSATAGTLAESPGDTFSLMACFNALRSRGLAPSSENIRNVLAEAKGPADLAFRALPESWRAWADELSVLNPPFPVPVTACMLDLQGMGVTLMMDRMQESTIFRRLPGGEYAFAHPLLQEHCRRELSEDAKITLNARAADCFERFMHRLSGRLHVLLSLACHFFNAQEYGKAADLNLELGLRFYYREDYDTALVLTERAIASAERLGDAALLAAAERQRDLVRQKTAGPAEARP, encoded by the coding sequence ATGGACGAGGTGCAGCAGTGGGCGGAGGGCGTCTCGTACGCTCCCTGCCCCCCGGAAGAGTTCTGCGGCCGTGATGAGGAGCGCGAGCGGCTAAAAGCCCTCTTGGTGCATGCAGGAGAGCACGGACAGGCAGTTATGATCTCCGGCCCGCCCGGCATCGGGAAGAGTTCTCTCTTAAACTGGCTCGCCTACGAGGTGCAGGAGCGCCCCGGCGGGCTGGAATCGCTTGTTCTCAGGGCGGAGGTCTTCGACCTCCCGGGAATGATCTTTTCTGCGTTTCGGGAATTGCACAAAGACCTGCGGCGATCCGCCGTCTCCGGCAGGTTTCAGGAGACCCTCGGGGTCGAAGGCATGAGAGAAGCGGTCCGGTATGCCGAGGATGTGCTTGAGAAGTACGCCGCCCCGGTGGAGCCGGTCGGCCTGCTCTCAAAGACCGGAGAGGAGATCATCGGCGTCTTCGCCCGGTCGCCCGAGGTCGGGTACGACCACGTGCGCCGGGCGTTTGAGGAACTCCTGCAGGAACTCGGGAGGCTGATGGGCGGGACCGGCCGTATCGCGGCAATCCTGCTCGACGACGTCCACCTCGCCTCGCGCCTCGACCGCCTCCTCCTCCGGGACGTCATGCGCGACCTTCCGCCCGGCATCTTCCTCGCCTTCACCTGCCGAGCTGAGGATGGGGCCGGATCGGGGTACGCGGCGATGCGGGAGGAGATCCGGGAGCTCGGTCTTCCTGAAGTGCCGCTTTACGGGATGCGCAGCCATGAGATCCAAGAACTGGGGCGGAGGAGGTTCAACCTCTCCCTCGGCAGCGCAACCGCCGGCACCCTCGCGGAGTCTCCGGGCGACACGTTCAGCCTCATGGCATGCTTCAACGCCCTGCGCAGTCGCGGCCTCGCGCCCTCCTCCGAGAACATACGAAACGTGCTCGCCGAGGCGAAGGGGCCGGCAGACCTCGCCTTCCGCGCGCTTCCTGAGTCATGGAGAGCATGGGCGGACGAACTCTCCGTGTTGAACCCCCCGTTCCCGGTGCCGGTCACGGCCTGTATGCTCGACCTCCAAGGAATGGGCGTGACGCTGATGATGGACCGGATGCAGGAGAGCACCATATTCAGGAGGCTCCCCGGCGGAGAGTATGCCTTCGCCCATCCCCTCCTGCAGGAGCACTGCAGGCGCGAACTCTCCGAGGATGCAAAAATAACCCTCAACGCCCGTGCGGCGGACTGCTTCGAACGCTTCATGCACCGCCTCTCCGGCAGGCTGCACGTTCTCCTCTCGCTTGCCTGCCACTTCTTCAACGCGCAGGAATACGGGAAGGCAGCGGACCTGAACCTTGAGTTGGGGCTCCGGTTCTACTATCGTGAGGATTATGATACGGCGCTCGTGCTGACAGAGCGGGCGATCGCCTCTGCGGAGCGCCTCGGGGACGCCGCCCTCCTCGCCGCTGCAGAGAGACAGAGAGACCTGGTCCGGCAGAAGACCGCAGGCCCGGCCGAGGCCAGGCCGTGA
- a CDS encoding peptidylprolyl isomerase encodes MALQEGDFIRLRYTGRVGENIFDTTDEESAKEEGIYNPRAEYGPVTVRLGSHHVIIGLEDELIGKEVGAEGEVDVPPEKAFGEHDDQHVRSVPATQFREKPKRGMRIEVEGNEGVVVDVIGRRAVVDFNHPLAGKTLQYSYAILEKVEDQVEQIKGLIKLFSGRTDIGISIADGTIELALPAAITYDRRWMVWRGTLVREIFEYYPDIENVVMKETFPRPAKKEAAPETPETEEEKEETEE; translated from the coding sequence ATGGCACTTCAGGAAGGAGACTTTATCAGGCTCAGATACACCGGCCGTGTCGGTGAGAATATCTTCGATACTACAGATGAGGAGAGCGCAAAGGAAGAGGGGATCTACAACCCGCGGGCGGAGTACGGTCCGGTCACCGTCCGCCTGGGGAGCCACCACGTCATCATCGGCCTTGAGGACGAACTGATAGGCAAAGAGGTCGGCGCCGAGGGCGAGGTCGACGTTCCGCCCGAGAAGGCGTTCGGAGAACACGACGACCAGCACGTGAGGTCGGTCCCGGCCACGCAGTTCCGCGAGAAGCCGAAGCGGGGGATGCGGATAGAGGTTGAAGGCAACGAAGGAGTCGTCGTCGACGTCATCGGAAGGCGTGCGGTCGTCGACTTCAACCACCCGCTTGCCGGGAAGACTCTGCAGTACTCCTACGCAATCCTCGAGAAGGTCGAGGACCAGGTGGAGCAGATCAAGGGCCTGATCAAGCTCTTCTCCGGCCGGACCGACATCGGCATCAGCATCGCCGACGGGACGATCGAACTGGCGCTTCCTGCCGCCATCACCTACGACCGGCGCTGGATGGTCTGGCGGGGCACTCTCGTCCGCGAGATATTCGAATATTATCCGGATATCGAGAACGTCGTCATGAAGGAGACGTTCCCGCGCCCGGCCAAGAAGGAAGCGGCGCCGGAAACCCCCGAGACCGAAGAAGAGAAGGAAGAGACCGAGGAGTAA
- the rqcH gene encoding ribosome rescue protein RqcH translates to MSGVDLRALVAEAADRLPLWVGKIYQFDAKTLGIRLNGEDRTKYQLLVETGRRAHFTAEFPAPPKNPPSFAMLLRKHLEGGKVLGIRQLGLERTVSIDVGKRDTTYHLIFELFDEGNAVLCDEGYVIIKPLWHHRFKNREVIPGVVYAFDGGDCSALPPEEFQKMLAQSDRDIVRTLAVGCMLGGAYAEEVCRMADIEKSAPAAEVDAAAVQGAFDRLMADVGRRREPVITPSGCWPVVLADEEALQRFETFSEALDAFYPKTVGEKKEAAAEKPRLSQEEVIRRRQAEAIKGFEKKIRRYERIVEVLYENYAPVTGIITTLDEASKDRSWQEIERVLKSNGDNPAAKMIRAVHPAEAAVELDLGGERVKVYVHETIEQNLGRYYDLIKKFKKKKTGALSAMERVIPEKPRRKQHLVLQKKRWYHRFRWFATSDGVLVIGGRDASQNEELVKKYMEGGDLFIHADVHGGSVVIVKGATEHLDEAAEFAASYSNAWKAGHFTADVYAARPDQVSKTAESGEYVARGAFIVRGERQYFRNVPLGVAIGLQTAPEVAVIGGPPGAVTERAKVWVRLQPGQYEPNDTAKKVVRALREKLSEDEWKGLKNALNTEAVAAFVPPGGSEIVEP, encoded by the coding sequence ATGAGCGGAGTCGATCTTCGGGCGCTGGTAGCGGAGGCTGCCGATCGCCTCCCGCTCTGGGTCGGCAAGATCTACCAGTTCGACGCAAAGACCCTCGGGATCAGGCTGAACGGGGAAGACCGCACTAAATATCAGTTACTCGTGGAGACGGGGCGGCGTGCCCACTTCACCGCAGAGTTCCCCGCACCCCCGAAGAACCCCCCGAGTTTTGCGATGCTCCTCCGAAAGCACCTCGAGGGCGGGAAGGTGCTCGGCATCCGCCAACTCGGGCTCGAGCGCACCGTGAGCATCGACGTCGGAAAGAGGGACACGACCTACCACCTCATCTTCGAACTCTTCGACGAGGGAAACGCGGTTCTCTGCGACGAGGGGTATGTGATCATCAAGCCTCTCTGGCACCATCGGTTCAAAAACCGAGAGGTGATCCCAGGCGTGGTCTACGCCTTCGACGGGGGCGACTGCTCGGCGCTTCCGCCCGAAGAGTTCCAGAAGATGCTCGCGCAATCGGATCGCGACATCGTTAGGACGCTTGCCGTCGGGTGCATGCTCGGCGGCGCGTATGCCGAAGAGGTCTGCCGGATGGCGGACATCGAGAAGAGCGCCCCCGCCGCGGAGGTGGATGCGGCGGCGGTCCAAGGCGCCTTCGACCGCCTGATGGCCGACGTCGGGAGGCGCCGGGAACCGGTGATCACGCCGTCCGGGTGCTGGCCGGTGGTGCTTGCCGACGAGGAGGCCCTCCAGCGGTTTGAGACGTTCAGCGAGGCGCTGGACGCCTTCTATCCGAAGACAGTGGGGGAGAAGAAGGAGGCCGCAGCCGAAAAACCTCGCCTCTCCCAAGAAGAGGTGATCCGTCGGCGCCAGGCGGAGGCGATCAAGGGGTTCGAGAAGAAGATCCGGCGCTATGAGCGGATTGTAGAGGTGCTCTACGAGAACTACGCGCCCGTCACCGGGATCATAACGACGCTGGATGAAGCGAGCAAGGACCGCTCGTGGCAGGAGATCGAGCGGGTCCTCAAGTCGAACGGCGATAACCCTGCCGCGAAGATGATCAGGGCGGTCCACCCCGCAGAGGCGGCGGTGGAACTCGACCTCGGAGGAGAGCGGGTGAAGGTCTACGTCCACGAGACGATCGAGCAGAACCTCGGCCGCTACTACGACCTGATCAAGAAGTTCAAGAAGAAGAAGACAGGCGCACTCTCGGCCATGGAACGGGTTATCCCCGAGAAACCCCGGCGGAAACAGCACCTTGTCCTCCAGAAGAAACGATGGTACCACCGGTTCCGCTGGTTCGCCACCTCCGACGGCGTCCTCGTCATCGGCGGGCGGGACGCCTCCCAGAACGAGGAACTCGTCAAGAAGTATATGGAAGGAGGCGACCTCTTCATCCACGCCGACGTCCACGGGGGAAGCGTCGTCATCGTGAAGGGCGCCACCGAACACCTGGATGAGGCCGCAGAGTTCGCCGCCTCCTACTCCAACGCATGGAAGGCGGGGCATTTCACGGCCGACGTCTACGCCGCCCGCCCCGACCAGGTGAGCAAGACGGCCGAATCCGGCGAATACGTGGCCCGGGGCGCCTTCATTGTCCGGGGAGAGCGGCAGTACTTCCGAAACGTCCCTCTCGGGGTTGCGATCGGTCTTCAGACTGCGCCCGAGGTCGCCGTCATCGGCGGCCCGCCGGGGGCCGTCACCGAGCGTGCGAAAGTATGGGTGAGACTCCAGCCCGGACAGTATGAGCCCAACGACACCGCAAAGAAGGTGGTCCGGGCACTCAGGGAGAAACTCTCGGAGGACGAGTGGAAAGGGCTCAAGAACGCCTTAAACACCGAGGCGGTCGCCGCATTCGTCCCGCCGGGAGGCTCCGAGATCGTGGAACCATGA
- a CDS encoding metallophosphoesterase family protein produces MTDVLLLADLHGNYGKLDAFLSYDYDAVIIAGDITNFGPLEPVDSVLSRFEVPCFAIPGNCDPREIVDVLERSDAVCLHDSWIALGKVTLAGLGGSNKTPFGTPFELTEEEIDGELTRIVNRMDKNVHNVLISHAPPYEALDTVGEDHVGSRSIRKHMSRFDLVCCAHIHEARGVTEVDGVTVVNPGPASEGYGAIVHFGKEPKDINIDLITV; encoded by the coding sequence ATGACGGATGTGCTACTCTTAGCAGATCTGCACGGTAACTACGGAAAGCTTGACGCTTTTCTCAGCTACGACTACGATGCAGTCATCATTGCAGGCGACATCACCAACTTCGGTCCACTTGAGCCTGTAGATTCGGTACTCTCCCGTTTCGAGGTACCGTGTTTCGCAATTCCCGGCAACTGCGATCCCCGCGAGATCGTCGACGTGCTCGAGCGCTCAGATGCGGTCTGTCTGCACGACTCGTGGATCGCGCTTGGCAAGGTAACGCTTGCAGGTCTTGGAGGTTCGAACAAGACCCCCTTCGGCACGCCGTTTGAGTTGACTGAAGAAGAGATCGACGGAGAACTCACCAGGATCGTCAACCGCATGGACAAGAACGTCCACAACGTCCTGATCAGCCACGCTCCGCCGTACGAAGCCCTAGACACCGTCGGCGAAGATCACGTCGGAAGCCGGAGCATCAGGAAGCACATGTCCCGGTTCGATCTGGTCTGCTGCGCTCACATTCATGAGGCACGGGGCGTCACCGAGGTCGACGGCGTCACCGTCGTCAACCCCGGGCCCGCTTCGGAAGGATACGGTGCAATCGTCCACTTCGGAAAGGAGCCTAAAGACATTAATATCGACCTTATCACCGTTTAG
- a CDS encoding EMC6-like membrane protein, which yields MSDNAVAAEVEKTRPRTRAEKQAEHRNRIKRTLVACFMGILTGGLSFYLSGTPDPVTGLQANSIIGLLLLAAGVVFQKHVFMLLGIDYMELTGKDWFYQSFMTFALWLMAWTLLLTTTVL from the coding sequence ATGAGCGATAATGCGGTAGCAGCAGAGGTTGAAAAGACACGGCCGCGAACACGTGCCGAGAAACAGGCCGAGCACAGGAATCGAATAAAACGGACGCTTGTAGCCTGTTTCATGGGCATTCTGACAGGGGGGCTCTCATTCTACCTCTCCGGCACCCCCGACCCGGTCACCGGGCTCCAGGCCAACTCCATCATCGGCCTGCTCCTCCTCGCGGCGGGCGTCGTCTTCCAGAAACACGTCTTTATGCTTCTTGGGATCGACTACATGGAGTTGACCGGCAAGGATTGGTTCTACCAGAGTTTCATGACATTCGCGCTCTGGCTCATGGCTTGGACACTCCTTTTAACCACTACCGTTCTGTGA
- a CDS encoding mRNA surveillance protein pelota, producing MKAEVREMKKQFGEIRLFPETLDDLWHLSHLIGPGDLVFATTFRSVEAATDKLRPEKVEKRPVRLGIRVEKVEFHQHTNRLRVAGVIESGLDVASHHTLNVEPGFEISVIKRWRSFDCERLKRAVDASAYGVVHVVSVEEGEAQVYRLRQFGPEWVTTVTAGSSKGADTGTRSALFEKTLEALTAVTGPLVVAGPGFVKEEFADYVRGHASDLAERMLVVETRRIGRGAVQEVIGQGILERLLGDLHLAREVRFMDEVLLRIATSGAVAYGLDEVRKAVAYGAAETVLVSDTLLRDEEATRVVEQAERVNAAVVVLSTEFEPGERLAALGGAAALLRYKIE from the coding sequence ATGAAGGCTGAAGTTCGGGAGATGAAGAAGCAGTTCGGCGAGATACGTCTCTTCCCGGAGACGCTCGACGACCTCTGGCATCTCTCCCACCTTATCGGGCCGGGGGACCTCGTCTTTGCCACGACCTTCCGGAGCGTGGAAGCGGCAACCGATAAACTCCGGCCGGAGAAAGTGGAGAAACGGCCGGTCCGACTCGGGATCCGGGTCGAGAAGGTGGAGTTCCACCAGCATACAAACCGCCTCCGCGTCGCCGGGGTCATCGAGAGCGGCTTGGACGTCGCCTCGCACCATACCCTCAACGTCGAACCGGGGTTCGAGATCTCGGTCATCAAGCGGTGGCGGTCCTTCGACTGCGAACGGTTGAAGCGGGCCGTCGATGCCTCCGCATACGGCGTGGTCCACGTCGTGAGCGTGGAGGAAGGGGAGGCGCAGGTCTACCGCCTGCGCCAGTTCGGGCCGGAGTGGGTGACCACCGTCACGGCCGGGAGCAGCAAGGGTGCGGACACCGGCACCCGGTCGGCGCTCTTCGAGAAGACCCTCGAAGCCCTTACCGCGGTCACCGGGCCGCTGGTCGTCGCGGGCCCGGGGTTCGTGAAGGAGGAGTTCGCGGACTACGTGAGGGGCCACGCGTCCGACCTCGCGGAGCGGATGCTCGTCGTCGAGACGCGGCGTATCGGGCGGGGCGCCGTGCAGGAGGTCATCGGACAGGGCATTCTGGAGCGGCTGCTCGGCGACCTCCACCTCGCAAGGGAGGTCAGGTTCATGGACGAGGTTCTGCTCCGGATCGCCACCTCCGGCGCCGTCGCCTACGGCCTCGACGAGGTTAGGAAGGCGGTCGCCTACGGCGCGGCGGAGACGGTGCTCGTCTCCGACACGCTGCTTCGGGATGAGGAGGCCACCCGTGTCGTCGAGCAGGCCGAGCGCGTCAACGCGGCGGTCGTGGTGCTGAGCACCGAGTTCGAACCGGGGGAGCGCTTGGCGGCCCTCGGGGGCGCTGCGGCCCTCCTGCGATACAAGATCGAGTGA
- a CDS encoding ribosome biogenesis/translation initiation ATPase RLI produces MRIAVVHRDRCHPIKCGTECILYCPRVRTGDETVVIGEDQKAVISEELCVGCGICVKKCPFEALDIVNLPEQLDQPIHRYGQNGFVLYGLPIPVEGKVTGILGPNGIGKSTSVKILSGTLVPNLGRTDAAVSWKDVLDLYQGTELFDYLQLLSQKSVKVAVKPQYIDQIPKVFSGTVRDLLATTDERGRLDYYIDRLSLGAILDRTIGNLSGGELQRVALAACLARDADFYFLDEITPYLDVYQRMAAANLIRELAAERPVVIVEHDLAILDMLADTVHIAYGEPAVFGVITYPKGVRVGINQYLEGFLPEENVRFRDYPVTFETRAHASEADREELLAFPKMTKRFEQFSLTVDGGEIRSGEVLGVVGANGIGKSTFAQLLAGVLEPDTGSMDTRVRISYKPQYLKGDTEATVEELLRQTTTKFNTSFYQHEILEPLSLSQLLQAPVNTLSGGELQRVAIAICLSRDADLYILDEPSAHLDVEQRVKISRMIRKHAEGRDASTLVIDHDIYVIDMISDRILVFEGEPGLHGKAVGPFDMAPGMNRFLAALGITFRRDKSGRPRINKPGSFLDREQVAAGEYYYAEISKS; encoded by the coding sequence ATGCGAATTGCTGTTGTGCACCGTGATCGGTGTCACCCCATCAAATGCGGCACCGAGTGTATCCTCTACTGCCCGCGTGTCCGGACCGGCGACGAGACCGTCGTCATCGGCGAAGACCAGAAAGCCGTCATATCCGAGGAACTCTGCGTAGGTTGCGGCATCTGTGTCAAGAAGTGCCCGTTCGAGGCCCTCGATATCGTCAACCTCCCAGAACAACTCGACCAGCCGATCCACCGCTACGGCCAGAACGGGTTCGTCCTCTATGGTCTCCCGATCCCGGTCGAGGGGAAGGTCACCGGCATCCTCGGGCCGAACGGTATCGGGAAGAGCACATCGGTCAAGATCCTCTCAGGCACGCTCGTCCCGAACTTGGGGAGGACCGACGCCGCGGTGTCCTGGAAGGACGTCCTCGACCTCTACCAAGGGACCGAACTCTTCGACTACCTCCAATTGTTGTCCCAGAAGAGCGTGAAGGTCGCCGTGAAGCCGCAGTATATCGACCAGATCCCGAAGGTCTTCTCCGGGACGGTGCGCGACCTCCTCGCGACCACCGACGAGCGCGGCAGACTCGACTACTACATCGACCGGTTGTCGCTCGGCGCGATCCTCGACCGGACGATCGGGAACCTCTCCGGTGGAGAACTGCAGCGGGTGGCTCTTGCCGCCTGCCTGGCACGTGACGCCGACTTCTACTTCCTCGACGAGATCACGCCGTACCTCGACGTCTACCAGCGGATGGCCGCCGCAAACCTGATCCGCGAACTCGCCGCGGAGCGGCCGGTCGTGATCGTCGAGCACGACCTCGCGATCCTCGACATGCTCGCCGATACCGTGCACATCGCCTACGGAGAACCGGCGGTCTTCGGCGTCATCACCTACCCGAAGGGCGTTCGGGTGGGGATCAACCAGTACCTCGAGGGGTTCCTTCCTGAAGAGAACGTCAGGTTCAGGGATTACCCGGTGACGTTCGAGACTCGGGCCCACGCCTCCGAGGCGGACCGAGAGGAACTCCTCGCGTTCCCGAAGATGACAAAGCGTTTCGAGCAGTTCTCGCTCACCGTCGACGGCGGCGAGATTCGGAGCGGCGAAGTCCTCGGGGTCGTCGGGGCGAACGGTATCGGGAAGAGCACGTTCGCCCAGCTCCTCGCCGGGGTGCTTGAGCCTGATACCGGGTCGATGGATACCCGGGTGCGGATCTCCTACAAGCCGCAGTACCTCAAAGGAGACACGGAGGCGACCGTCGAGGAGCTCCTCCGGCAGACGACGACGAAGTTCAACACCTCGTTCTACCAGCACGAGATCCTCGAGCCTCTCTCGCTCTCACAGCTCCTCCAAGCGCCGGTGAACACGCTCTCCGGCGGCGAACTCCAGCGTGTGGCAATCGCGATCTGCCTCTCGCGCGACGCAGACCTCTACATCTTGGACGAGCCGAGCGCGCACCTCGATGTGGAGCAGCGGGTGAAGATCTCTCGGATGATCCGGAAGCACGCCGAAGGACGGGACGCAAGCACGCTCGTGATCGACCACGACATCTACGTGATCGACATGATCAGCGACCGCATCTTGGTCTTCGAGGGAGAGCCGGGTCTGCACGGCAAGGCAGTCGGGCCATTCGATATGGCGCCGGGCATGAACCGGTTCCTCGCGGCGCTCGGGATCACCTTCCGCCGGGACAAGAGCGGGCGGCCGCGGATCAACAAGCCGGGATCGTTCCTCGATCGGGAACAGGTCGCGGCCGGCGAGTATTACTACGCAGAGATATCGAAGTCCTGA
- a CDS encoding TIGR04013 family B12-binding domain/radical SAM domain-containing protein, with the protein MKVHWRHISSANNSFAVLAAACEAHGYNLEVAEEPRPDVTCYSLNSISERSYRDEIAEADCITIVGGPHASACYREVAQYADYVVVGEGEYTLPSLLAAIEEGRDSPPGVATARGYTPARHTVLLDGYPPFSEVKGFIEITRGCPFGCGYCQTPRLFGRCMRHRSIDEICRYAARFRDIRFVTPNAFAYGSDGIHLRLDRVERLLRSLNGRVYFGTFPGEVRPECISQQSVGLILDHCANTRLHFGAQSGSDRVLRLLHRGHTVEDVVRAVELCRENGLVPVVDFILGLPFESDDDQRATLDLVKMVARTGKAHIHYFMPLPGTPLRNSRPRSLLPETEKILGKLALGGKITGSWMDHELRFFRRTSHL; encoded by the coding sequence ATGAAAGTCCACTGGCGCCACATCTCTTCGGCAAACAACTCCTTTGCAGTGCTCGCCGCTGCGTGCGAAGCGCACGGATACAACCTTGAGGTGGCGGAGGAGCCCCGCCCCGACGTCACCTGCTACAGCCTGAACTCCATCAGCGAGCGGAGTTACCGCGACGAGATAGCGGAAGCGGACTGCATAACAATCGTCGGCGGCCCCCACGCCTCCGCCTGCTACCGCGAGGTGGCGCAGTACGCCGATTACGTCGTCGTCGGAGAGGGCGAGTATACGCTTCCCTCACTCCTTGCCGCAATCGAGGAGGGGAGGGACTCGCCTCCGGGCGTCGCCACCGCGAGAGGCTACACGCCCGCACGCCACACCGTCCTCCTCGACGGATATCCTCCGTTCTCGGAGGTGAAAGGGTTCATCGAGATTACCCGAGGATGTCCGTTCGGCTGCGGCTACTGCCAGACGCCGCGCCTCTTCGGGCGGTGCATGCGCCACCGTTCTATCGACGAGATCTGCCGGTATGCCGCGCGGTTCCGCGACATCAGGTTCGTCACCCCGAACGCGTTCGCCTACGGCTCGGACGGCATTCACCTGCGGCTCGACCGGGTTGAGCGGCTCCTCCGGAGCCTCAACGGCCGGGTCTACTTCGGCACCTTCCCCGGGGAGGTGCGCCCCGAGTGCATCTCACAGCAGTCCGTCGGCCTCATCCTCGACCACTGCGCCAACACCCGCCTGCACTTCGGGGCCCAGTCGGGCAGCGACCGGGTGCTCCGCCTCCTGCACCGGGGGCATACCGTGGAGGACGTCGTCCGCGCCGTCGAACTCTGCCGGGAGAACGGGCTCGTTCCGGTCGTCGATTTCATCTTGGGGCTGCCGTTTGAGAGCGACGACGACCAGCGCGCTACGCTCGATCTCGTGAAGATGGTCGCCCGGACAGGAAAGGCTCACATCCACTACTTCATGCCCCTGCCAGGCACCCCGCTCCGGAACAGCCGGCCACGCAGCCTGCTTCCGGAGACGGAAAAGATTCTCGGCAAGCTGGCGCTCGGCGGCAAGATAACCGGCTCGTGGATGGATCATGAGTTAAGGTTTTTTAGACGCACTTCTCATCTATAG